A window of Oceanimonas doudoroffii genomic DNA:
CTGAGCGAGAGCTTCACCTATACCGTCACCGACAGCGCGGGCCTGACCGACAGCGCAACCCTGACCATCACCATCGACGGCCGCAACGACGCCCCGGTGGCGGTGGCCACTCCAGGCAACGAACGATCCAACTTCGGGGTTGATTACCGTTTTGACGTGGGCCGGCTGTTCACCGATGCGGATGGTGCCGCCTACGGGGAAGAACTGACCATAGTGGTCGAGGGGCTGCCCCAGGGCCTGCGTTATGACGCCGTACAGGGGCTGATCGTTGGCCGGGCGAGCGAGCCCGGCAGGTTCACCATCCAGTTGACGGCGACGGACAAGGCCGGACTCAGCGTGTCGCGCAATTATCAGCTGGAGATACTGGCGCCGCCCGAGGCGAACAATCTGGTCGCGTCCACCGGCCAGATGCCACTGCCGCCTTTCCGGATGGATGGCAATCGCATGGAAACGTCCACCACGCCGTTGCCCTCCGGGCTGGTGGAGCGGGATGGAGAACGCGATGCCACCGGTTTTGTGGCACCTCAGAAAGCGGTGGATACAGTGTTGTTGTCCCGTCCGGGGGCCTTGGTGGTGAAAAGCGCCGTTGCGGGGGGCGCCGCCATCATTCGGGCCGAGGTCGCGGTCAATGTCGGTGCCAACGGTGAGGTGGTGTTCAGCGAGGTGCAACAGCAGGCGTTCGATGCCGTGGCCATGAGCGTCGTCGACATCCGGCTGGACGATGGCCTGTTCACCCTCATCATTGCCGATGGCCAGTCGGTAGCGGGCCAGCGTTATGCGGGCATGCAGCCGAACGGCGAGGCGTTGCCCTCCTGGATTACGGTGGATCCCCTTAGTGGCGAGATCAGGATCCGACCCGAAGGGTGGACCGGGGTACTGAACATTCGTATTCAGACCCAGGGCGAGAACGGCGAACTGCGGATCCTGGATCTGCAGCTGGATGTGCAGACCCTGCTGCGTCAGCAGGGCGCTGATCTGAGCGCCAGCGCTGCCCTTGACGGCGGTTTCGTGCCCTTGTCCGAGCAGTTGGCCGCCGAGCTGGAGGCGACCGAAGGTTATGGTCAGCGCTTGCTGACCATGCTGGTGTAGGTGTAAGCAGTGGAATTGAATCAACAACTTGCAGCCCTGTTGGGGCTGGAGTCGGCGTTGCGCCAGGCGGGCAGCCTGGCGCAACTGGGATACACCATCGTCAACCAGAGCCACGGCTGCGTACCCTATTCCCAAGGGGTATTGCTGCTGGGTGAGCAGGGGCGCCACCTCAGGGTGACGGCGGTCTCGGATATACCGGTCGTCGACGCCACCTCGCCCTTTATCGCCTGGACCGAACGCCTGGCGCGCCATCTGGCGCAATCGGCATCGTTCGACCAGTTGCAGCAGTGGGAGCCGGCGCAGCTTCCCGAGGCGTTGGCCCGGGAATGGCGGGAAATGGCACCCGAGCGGCTGCTTTGGGTGCCGTTACGGCTGGCCGCCGATGACGGACGTCAGCTCGGTGTCCTGTTGTTGTTCCGTCCCACCGCCTGGGATGAGCGGGAGCGGGGCGTGCTGACGCACCTGGCCGGCACCATGGCTCATGCCCTGTTTGCGCTCCAGCGCCGGTTGCCGTTTCAGTGGCTGGTCCAGCGTTTGCGACGGCGCCGGGTGATGCTGGGTGTTGTGCTGGGGTTGCTGCTGATCATGGCGGTGCCGGTGCGGCTCAGCGCGCTGACGCCGATCCGGGTGATCGCCCGGGATCCCCAGGTGATCAGCGCCCCGCTCAACGGCGCCGTCACCCGGCTCGAGGTCATGCCCAACCAGAGCGTGCAGAGCGGCGATCCGCTGGTGCAGTTTGAAGACACGGAACTGGCCAGTGCATTCGAGGTCGCCCAGCGGGCCTTGCTGGTGGCCGAGGCCGAGCTGAAAACCACCCAGCAAAGCGGCTTTATGGATCCGCGGAAAAAAGCGCAGCTGGCCGAGTTGGCGTCCCGGGTTCGGCTGCGCCAGGCGGAACGGGATCATGCTCGTTCCCGCCTGGAAAAGGCCAGGTTGACCGCGCCCGGACCCGGCGTGGTGGTGCTGGGGGATCCCGATGGATGGAAGGGACGCCCGGTCAACATCGGGGAAAGGATCATGCTGCTGGCCGATCCCGCCGCCGTCGAGGTCGAGGCGATGCTGACGGTAAAAGACGCCATTGCCCTGCGCCAGGGGGCCGAGGTAAGGGTGTTCTTCGACAGCGATCCCCTCTCGGCGAGAGCGGCCCGCCTGCATCATGCCGGCTATGAGCCCCAGCGCACCCCTGAGGGCACCCTGGCCTACCGGCTGGTGGCCCGGCTGGACGAGAGTGCCTCGCCGGCGGCACCGCCCCGTATCGGTACCCGTGGCACTGCCAAGGTGTATGGCGAGAGGGTGAGCCTGTTCTTCTACCTGTTCCGCCGCCCCATCACCAGCGCCCGCCAGTGGCTGGGATGGTGATGCCATGAGCACCGCCAGGGTTCTGCCGCCGCTACGCCAGGATCTTCGCCTCCTGCCCGGGGCGGCGGATGAAAACGGCGCCCCCCGTTGGTTGCTGTTCGACACGGCGCGCAACAAGTATTTCGCCCTCTCGGCCGGGGGGATTGACCTCGTTCGTCACTGGCAGGGGGGCGCCACCCTGGACGATTTTCTGCAAACGCTGCGGGCCAGAGGCAAGGAGTACGGCGCCGAGGAGTTGGCGGCCTTTGTTGATTTTGTGGTGTCCAATCACCTGTGCGAGGCCCGCTCGGCAGAGGCCTCGGCGCGCATTGGCGAGCGGTATCAGGCGACGGTGCTGGGGCTCTGGCGCTGGCTGCTGCATCACTACCTGTTTGTGCGCATTCCCCTCTGCCGCCCGGATCCCTGGCTGGCCCGCTGGACCCCCCGCCTGAGCTGGCTGTTCACCCCGGCGATGCATTATGGCGTCTTGGTCTCGGGCCTGCTCGGCCTGGTGCTGGTCATGCGGCAATGGGATCACTTTCTGGCCACCTTTCTGCATTTTTTTACCGTAGAGGGACTGCTGCTGTACGGCCTGACCCTGGTGTTGGTGAAAAGCGTGCATGAGCTGGGGCATGCTCTGGTCGCCCGGCGGCTGGGGTGCCGGGTCGCCTCCATGGGCGTGGCCTTTCTGGTGTTGTTTCCGGTGCTTTACACCGACACCACGGATGCCTGGCGGCTGCGTTCCCGCTCGGCCCGCCTGCGCATCGTCACGGCGGGGGTGCGGGCCGAGCTCTATCTGGCGCTGTTGGCAACCCTGTTGTGGAATCTGCTGCCCGAGGGCCCACTGCGCAGCGCCGCCTTTTTCGTGGCCACCACCAGCTGGATCACCTCGTTGTTGGTCAACATCAGCCCCTTTCTGCGGTTTGACGGTTACTACGCCTTTTCCGACTGGCTGGGTATCGAAAACCTGCAGACTCGGGCCTTTGCCTTTGGGCGATGGCGATTGCGCCAGCTGCTGTTGGGGCTGAACGCGCCCTTGCCGGAGCCCCAGCCCCGGGCCCGCATTCGCCTGCTGGTGGGCTATGCCTGGGCAACCTGGGTGTATCGCTTCTTTCTGTTTATGGGGATCGCCCTGCTGGTGTATCACCTGTTTTTCAAGGTGCTGGGCATCGCCCTGTTTCTGGTGGAGGTGATGTGGTTTATCGCCTTGCCGATAGGGAAGGAGATGGGAATGTGGTGGAAACAACGGCGTGAATGCGCCATCAACCGTGGCCGGCTGCTGGGTTGGGGGCTGGCGGCGGGCCTGTTGCTGGCGGGCCTGCTGCCGCTGCCGGTGAGCGTGCCGGTCCCGGCCCTGCTCAAGGCCGGGGCGGAGCAAACACTGTTTGTCTCCGAGCCGGCACAGGTCATCGAAGTCGGGGTCGAGCCGGGCCAACGGGTGGTGGCGGGACAGGTGCTGCTGCGGCTTGGATCCGAGCAACTCGACTTTGAACTGGGTCAGGTGGAGGAGGAGATAGGATTCACTCGCCAGCGGTTGGAACGCAGCGCCAGCTCGGCTCAGGAAAAGGCCGGCCTGGCCATTACCGAGCAGCAGTATCGGCGTTTGTTGGAGCGTCGTTCGGGTTTGCTGGCTCGGCGCCAGCGGCTGGAATTGCGCGCTCCCTTTGACGGACGCGTGGCCCATGTAGAACAGCTGCACGCCGGTGTCTGGGTCGGGGCCGAGATGCCGCTGCTGTCCCTGGTGGTGCCAGGGAAACTGCAGTTGGAAGGGTATCTGGGCGAGCAGTACCTCGAGCTGGTGAAATCCGGCGACAGGGGCGTTTTTGTCGCCGACAGGCCCGGGGAGCCTCCGCTGGAGGTCGAGATACAAGATGTGGATATCGGCGCCGTATTTTCCCTGCCCTATGGGGAGCTCAGCTCCGAGTTCGGCGGCGACATCGCCGTGCGGCCGGTGGAGCAGGACAAACTGGTGCCGGAAGAAGGCCATTACCGGGTCAGCATAATGCCGCTGGAGACCACAGGCGCGGATCTCGATGCCCGGCTGCCCGGTGTGGTGCGCGTCGAGGGCGACTCCCGCAGCTGGTTGTGGCACCAGTGGCGCAGGATGATGGCGGTGTTGATCCGCGAAAGCGGTTTCTAAATAAAAAAACGGACCTCAAGGCCCGTTTTTTATCGGTGCGGCCAGGAAAGGAAAGCGTGTCAGTCAGCCTGGCTTACCGGGCCTGCCGACAGCCGCTATTTAAACAACCGCCGCTCAGCCATCATCAAGCGGCCGGCCGGCTGGCGGCAGCGGCTTGCAATCAGCAGGCTCAGCCCCAGCACCGCCAGTAGCGGCAAATTGCCAAAGCGGGCATAGGGGGTGAGCCCGGTCATGCCGGTGACTTCGGCGGTGAGCACGCCCTGTTCAAATTGGGGCAGGCTGGCACTCATGCGGCCCTTTTCGTCGGTCACCAGGGTCACCCCGTTGTTGGTGGCACGGATCATGGGGCGGCCCAGCTCCAGGGCCCGCATGCGGGCGATTTGCTGGTGTTGCCAGGGGCCGATGGAGCGGCCAAACCAGGTATCGTTCGAAACCGTCAGCAGAAAGTCGGTAGTCGGTTTCATGTTGGCGCGCACCAGCCCGGGAAAGGCCACCTCGTAGCAGATGGCCACGCTCAGATCTCGCCCGGCGGCATGAATGTCCGCCTGGCCAGACTCACCTCGGGAAAAGGATGACATCGGCAGGTTGAAGAAGGGCGCCAGGGGCCGCAACAAATCACCCAGGGGCACAAACTCGCCGATGGGCACCAGCTGTTGCTTGTAATAGCGGTTGCCCTGGCCCGGCTGATAACGGCCGTTGCCCAGGCCCAGCACGGCGTTATACACCTCGCCTGCGGCGGGGCGGGACACCAGGCCGGTGATGAGTGACTGATTGCGTTCAGCCATCAGCTTGTCGACCTGCTCCAGCCAGGGGGCCAGCTGCTGCTCCGAGGCCGGCAGTGCCGATTCGGGCCAGATTACCAGATCGGCATGAAGCGCCGGGCGGGTCAGATCCAGGTAGCGCTTGAGGCTGTGCTCCAGCTGGCCCGGAATCCATTTCAGGGACTGTTCGATATTGCCCTGCACCAGGGCCACCCGCAAGGTCTGGGTGGGGGACACCCATTGCAGTTGCTGACTGGCCACGCCCAGGCCCCAGAGCACTACGGCAAAGGCGGCGGCACGCCAGCGCAGTCCGTTACCCAGCCGCCACAGGGCTGCGGCGCTGAACAGCAGCAGCCAGCTGATGCCCTGTACACCGAGTATGGGCGCCAGTCCGGCCAGCGGGCCATCCAGCTGAGAGTAGCCGAACCACAGCCAGGGAAAGCCGGTCAGCATCCAGCCGCGCAGCCAGTCGGCGCCGATCAGCAGCACCGGCAGCACCCACAGCAGCCGCGCTCGGGGGGAAGCCACAAAACGATGGGCCAGCCACAGGGCGAGGGAGGTATAGAGGCTGAGGTAGGCGGCGAGCAGGGCCACCAGCACAAAGGCCACCGGCAGCGGCAGGCCGCCGAAGATGGTCATGCTGTTATGAATCCACCACAGGCCGGGCAGGTAAAGGCCCAGGCTCCAGGCAAAGCCACGGGCGGCGGCGGGGCCGGGGGCACAGTGATGGGTGACGGCGAACAGGCCGGCCAGCGACACCAGCGCCAGGGGCCAGAAATCAAAGGGGCTGAAGGCCAGAACGCCAAGGGCCCCGCACAGCAGGGCCCCGAACAATGGCAGCAATTTACGCACTTATACCGGCTCCGACGAGGAGGTTTCCTGATTGTCCGGTATCTTAACCTGTAATTGCAGCAGCCGTCGACGGTCGGCGTGGGCTACCTTAAACACAAAGCCGCCCAGCTCCACCTGTTCACCCTTGCCGGGCAGGTGACCAAAGGCGTGCATCACCATGCCGCCCACGGTGTCGGCCTCTTCGTCGCTGAACTCGGTGTTAAAGAATTCGTTGAAGTCCTCGATGTCGGTGAGCGCGGCCACCGAATATACCCGCTTGCTGATCTGACGGATTTCGGCGCTTTCCTCGGCGTCGTACTCGTCCTCGATATCACCCACGATGAGTTCGAGAATATCCTCGATGGTGACCAAGCCCGACACGCCGCCGAACTCGTCCACGACGATGGCCATGTGGTAGCGCTCTTCGCGAAACTCCTTGAGCAACTTGTCGAGGCGCTTGCTCTCGGGCACCACTACCGCCGGGCGCAGTATCTTCTCGATGGAGAAGTCTTCTTCGGTGAGACCAAAGCCGTAGGGCAGCAGATCCTTGGCCAGCAGAATGCCCTCGATATGATCCTTGTCTTCGTTGACCACCGGAAAGCGGGAGTGGGTCGACTCGATGATCATGGGCAGAAAGCTGGAGACCGGTTGGGATTTTTCCACCGTGACCATCTGCGAGCGGGGGATCATGATGTCGCGCACGCGCAGTTCGCTTACTTCCAGCACGCCTTCAATCATGTCCTTGGTGTCCTGGTCGATCAGGTCGCGCTCTCCCGCGTCCATGATCACTTCTACCAGCTCTTCCCGATTCTTCGGTTCGCCCTGAAACATCTGACCGAGTCGTTCAAGCCAGTTTTTCTTTGCGGACGAACCGTTTTCTGAGTGTGAATTGTCGTCGTTCACTGATTAACCTTCGTCGTCGTCTTGATAGGGGTTGTCCATGCCCAGGCCGGCCAGAATAGCAATTTCCCTGGCTTCCATCACTTCGGCTTCATCATCCTTAATATGGTCAAAACCGAGCAAATGCAAGCAGCCGTGTACCACCATGTGGGCCCAGTGGGCCTGCAGCGGTTTGTTTTGCTCGGCCGCTTCCCGCTCCACCACCTGGCGGCAGATCACCAGATCGCCCAGCAGCGGCAGCTCCACACCGGGGGGGGCTTCAAAGGGAAACGACAGCACATTGGTGGGTTTGTCCTTGCCGCGATAGTCCCGGTTGAGCGC
This region includes:
- a CDS encoding VCBS domain-containing protein: DAPDTSNRVVTLTSLQDSGGVANGGDDTASLAVASTVTVVGVNDAPVAVDDNASAIEAGGTANGTTGSGASGNVLSNDSDVDEGDSKTVTAIRTGAEGGSGTSGTVGSVLAGQYGSLTLNADGTYSYVVDESNADVQALRQSGQTLSESFTYTVTDSAGLTDSATLTITIDGRNDAPVAVATPGNERSNFGVDYRFDVGRLFTDADGAAYGEELTIVVEGLPQGLRYDAVQGLIVGRASEPGRFTIQLTATDKAGLSVSRNYQLEILAPPEANNLVASTGQMPLPPFRMDGNRMETSTTPLPSGLVERDGERDATGFVAPQKAVDTVLLSRPGALVVKSAVAGGAAIIRAEVAVNVGANGEVVFSEVQQQAFDAVAMSVVDIRLDDGLFTLIIADGQSVAGQRYAGMQPNGEALPSWITVDPLSGEIRIRPEGWTGVLNIRIQTQGENGELRILDLQLDVQTLLRQQGADLSASAALDGGFVPLSEQLAAELEATEGYGQRLLTMLV
- a CDS encoding efflux RND transporter periplasmic adaptor subunit, translating into MELNQQLAALLGLESALRQAGSLAQLGYTIVNQSHGCVPYSQGVLLLGEQGRHLRVTAVSDIPVVDATSPFIAWTERLARHLAQSASFDQLQQWEPAQLPEALAREWREMAPERLLWVPLRLAADDGRQLGVLLLFRPTAWDERERGVLTHLAGTMAHALFALQRRLPFQWLVQRLRRRRVMLGVVLGLLLIMAVPVRLSALTPIRVIARDPQVISAPLNGAVTRLEVMPNQSVQSGDPLVQFEDTELASAFEVAQRALLVAEAELKTTQQSGFMDPRKKAQLAELASRVRLRQAERDHARSRLEKARLTAPGPGVVVLGDPDGWKGRPVNIGERIMLLADPAAVEVEAMLTVKDAIALRQGAEVRVFFDSDPLSARAARLHHAGYEPQRTPEGTLAYRLVARLDESASPAAPPRIGTRGTAKVYGERVSLFFYLFRRPITSARQWLGW
- a CDS encoding efflux RND transporter periplasmic adaptor subunit — translated: MSTARVLPPLRQDLRLLPGAADENGAPRWLLFDTARNKYFALSAGGIDLVRHWQGGATLDDFLQTLRARGKEYGAEELAAFVDFVVSNHLCEARSAEASARIGERYQATVLGLWRWLLHHYLFVRIPLCRPDPWLARWTPRLSWLFTPAMHYGVLVSGLLGLVLVMRQWDHFLATFLHFFTVEGLLLYGLTLVLVKSVHELGHALVARRLGCRVASMGVAFLVLFPVLYTDTTDAWRLRSRSARLRIVTAGVRAELYLALLATLLWNLLPEGPLRSAAFFVATTSWITSLLVNISPFLRFDGYYAFSDWLGIENLQTRAFAFGRWRLRQLLLGLNAPLPEPQPRARIRLLVGYAWATWVYRFFLFMGIALLVYHLFFKVLGIALFLVEVMWFIALPIGKEMGMWWKQRRECAINRGRLLGWGLAAGLLLAGLLPLPVSVPVPALLKAGAEQTLFVSEPAQVIEVGVEPGQRVVAGQVLLRLGSEQLDFELGQVEEEIGFTRQRLERSASSAQEKAGLAITEQQYRRLLERRSGLLARRQRLELRAPFDGRVAHVEQLHAGVWVGAEMPLLSLVVPGKLQLEGYLGEQYLELVKSGDRGVFVADRPGEPPLEVEIQDVDIGAVFSLPYGELSSEFGGDIAVRPVEQDKLVPEEGHYRVSIMPLETTGADLDARLPGVVRVEGDSRSWLWHQWRRMMAVLIRESGF
- the lnt gene encoding apolipoprotein N-acyltransferase, with product MRKLLPLFGALLCGALGVLAFSPFDFWPLALVSLAGLFAVTHHCAPGPAAARGFAWSLGLYLPGLWWIHNSMTIFGGLPLPVAFVLVALLAAYLSLYTSLALWLAHRFVASPRARLLWVLPVLLIGADWLRGWMLTGFPWLWFGYSQLDGPLAGLAPILGVQGISWLLLFSAAALWRLGNGLRWRAAAFAVVLWGLGVASQQLQWVSPTQTLRVALVQGNIEQSLKWIPGQLEHSLKRYLDLTRPALHADLVIWPESALPASEQQLAPWLEQVDKLMAERNQSLITGLVSRPAAGEVYNAVLGLGNGRYQPGQGNRYYKQQLVPIGEFVPLGDLLRPLAPFFNLPMSSFSRGESGQADIHAAGRDLSVAICYEVAFPGLVRANMKPTTDFLLTVSNDTWFGRSIGPWQHQQIARMRALELGRPMIRATNNGVTLVTDEKGRMSASLPQFEQGVLTAEVTGMTGLTPYARFGNLPLLAVLGLSLLIASRCRQPAGRLMMAERRLFK
- the corC gene encoding CNNM family magnesium/cobalt transport protein CorC (CorC(YbeX) belongs to the Cyclin M Mg2+ Exporter (CNNM) family, and was characterized as belonging to a set of three proteins, at least one of which must be present for CorA to function.), translating into MNDDNSHSENGSSAKKNWLERLGQMFQGEPKNREELVEVIMDAGERDLIDQDTKDMIEGVLEVSELRVRDIMIPRSQMVTVEKSQPVSSFLPMIIESTHSRFPVVNEDKDHIEGILLAKDLLPYGFGLTEEDFSIEKILRPAVVVPESKRLDKLLKEFREERYHMAIVVDEFGGVSGLVTIEDILELIVGDIEDEYDAEESAEIRQISKRVYSVAALTDIEDFNEFFNTEFSDEEADTVGGMVMHAFGHLPGKGEQVELGGFVFKVAHADRRRLLQLQVKIPDNQETSSSEPV
- the ybeY gene encoding rRNA maturation RNase YbeY; this translates as MTLWLDVQIACDEAPGLPTEQQLETWLAAALDGERDEAEVTVRLVDEAESQALNRDYRGKDKPTNVLSFPFEAPPGVELPLLGDLVICRQVVEREAAEQNKPLQAHWAHMVVHGCLHLLGFDHIKDDEAEVMEAREIAILAGLGMDNPYQDDDEG